GCCCTGACCTCAAATTCTCCATTGCTAAACCAGTTTCATTAGAATTAAATTATATATAATTCTGATATCAGACCTTGTTGTGGGCAGTGACAGCCTCCTTGTGTCTGCTCACCATTCCCTGTCAGAACAATATCAGTTTTCATACGGCCTTGTTCGCTTGGCCACGATAACGTTACATTATTTAAATAGCTGAGGGTGAGGAAAGGGCTGTACTTTAATCTTGAAGCTTAGGTGATGCCCAATAAACTTTTTTGGGATCTCTAATATCACCCATTAAATGCCAGTGACAGCattaactcagccatgtctagATATCTTACATTTTACATTAGTTTTTGTAGCAGTAGTTTACAAGTCTTGCAACACGTCATGTCTCTGCGTCCTGACACGACTGGAGTTGCTGAGCTGAAGCTGGGCACAAGGAAAAGCACAATTCGGACTTGGTCTACCACTAGCACCTACACAATATTAGAATgagtaatgatttttttttcacactGTCATGTCTTTGCTTCTATGGTATGTACATGCTTTACTTAAGGAAGGGAAAGAGTAGAATTTTAGACTGAAAATACAAGCACAGTGTAAGTCTAGTATTTCAGAAAATACTGCTTAACAACACTTCCATTTTTAAATCCATAGCAAATACAAATTGCGGGCCAGACTGTGGCATTCACTTTATCTTGCATTACTAATATTTTTGTATTTGCACAGTAACAAGTGTTTGAAAGTCTTCTTGAAGGTAATGTTGCAGAGGGCATAACAAGCTGGATTGACAGTGCTGTTGATGTAGCACAGCCAGTATCCAATGACCCAAACCGTCTCAGGTACACAGTTTCCACAGAATGTGCTGATGAGAACCATGACATTGTAGGGAGTCCATGTTAATATAAATGCCAGAAGGATTGCAAAGATTGTCCGCGTGACCTTTTTCTCCCTGGCAGCCACCTGGCGTCTCTTTCGCACCTGGCTTCTCGCAATGTTAGCGAATTTCCTGGCGACAATGCCTGGCTTGTTCGCCGCTGCGTTGTTGGTTGCATTTCCTGGCATGATCTCGATGGCTGTCACGCATTCACTGCCAGTCTGTTTGGTGACTATCTTGATCCTTGACCATTTGGAGCTCTGCATTTTGGACAGTTTAGGTGCTTGTGTGTGCTGTATGACATCGCTTGTGCCTTTCTCTTTAGGATTGGGTGGGACAGTGCTGGCTGAACTGGACTCATTGGAGGTCTCCTTCTCCTCACGCTGGCCTAGGGACACTTGTTTTGCAGAGGGCTTTTCCTCCATCTTTCCATTCCGTACAGTGTCACTGGAGGAGTCCGTTGTTGGTTTGGGAGAGTTGTTGTTATTctgctgcttgctgaagtgaCTCTTGAGGAAGTTGGAAGGTCGAGATGTATTCTCTTTCTGACTTTCAGTCCTATGGCTTTTCATTCTACTCCTGCTAGCAAAGGAGACTTGGATGTACAAAACAGTCATGATGACAACTGGCAGGTAGAATGCTGCGATGGCTGTGCCAAATGTCACAGCCGTGTTGGAGAAGAATTGAATGTAACACTGTCCTTCTTTCACCTGCCGCTCGCCAACAATGAACTGCCAAAAGAG
The window above is part of the Scyliorhinus canicula chromosome 9, sScyCan1.1, whole genome shotgun sequence genome. Proteins encoded here:
- the chrm4a gene encoding muscarinic acetylcholine receptor M4 isoform X1 → MSHMWPLGCRLPTTDSMYNTFEETILLTMENATFETAGANNSNVTLEMTWTSPYKTVEIVFIAVVTGSLSLVTVVGNILVMLSIKVNRQLQTVNNYFLFSLACADLIIGVFSMNLYTVYIIKGYWPLGAVVCDLWLALDYVVSNASVMNLLIISFDRYFCVTKPLTYPARRTTKMAGLMIAAAWILSFILWAPAILFWQFIVGERQVKEGQCYIQFFSNTAVTFGTAIAAFYLPVVIMTVLYIQVSFASRSRMKSHRTESQKENTSRPSNFLKSHFSKQQNNNNSPKPTTDSSSDTVRNGKMEEKPSAKQVSLGQREEKETSNESSSASTVPPNPKEKGTSDVIQHTQAPKLSKMQSSKWSRIKIVTKQTGSECVTAIEIMPGNATNNAAANKPGIVARKFANIARSQVRKRRQVAAREKKVTRTIFAILLAFILTWTPYNVMVLISTFCGNCVPETVWVIGYWLCYINSTVNPACYALCNITFKKTFKHLLLCKYKNISNAR
- the chrm4a gene encoding muscarinic acetylcholine receptor M4 isoform X2; amino-acid sequence: MYNTFEETILLTMENATFETAGANNSNVTLEMTWTSPYKTVEIVFIAVVTGSLSLVTVVGNILVMLSIKVNRQLQTVNNYFLFSLACADLIIGVFSMNLYTVYIIKGYWPLGAVVCDLWLALDYVVSNASVMNLLIISFDRYFCVTKPLTYPARRTTKMAGLMIAAAWILSFILWAPAILFWQFIVGERQVKEGQCYIQFFSNTAVTFGTAIAAFYLPVVIMTVLYIQVSFASRSRMKSHRTESQKENTSRPSNFLKSHFSKQQNNNNSPKPTTDSSSDTVRNGKMEEKPSAKQVSLGQREEKETSNESSSASTVPPNPKEKGTSDVIQHTQAPKLSKMQSSKWSRIKIVTKQTGSECVTAIEIMPGNATNNAAANKPGIVARKFANIARSQVRKRRQVAAREKKVTRTIFAILLAFILTWTPYNVMVLISTFCGNCVPETVWVIGYWLCYINSTVNPACYALCNITFKKTFKHLLLCKYKNISNAR